Proteins encoded in a region of the Paenibacillus thermoaerophilus genome:
- a CDS encoding cache domain-containing sensor histidine kinase codes for MFRSSTEYSASISTQYVEFVSKELSDYLQNLNESFDSLFINASFRDFLDTRPDQLSEQADEMIRFRPIVRNSLQFHPEVLGVLYVDRLGKVYFDSYQKQLDPSYSFGTDKLYQASFSNNKPALTAPHPLPYILYNDAHVFSYIRPILNTDTGRTEALFIMEIHEDKIKRMLSSNQKDQVGQVILYHEQDGTAVSETPVPSGLMRDFQQARLQAPDGGKQLLFTSDNIEYQAIYTELPDTHWKLVWAAPLSSINKGVRQTYQLTLLIAAISLVTALIIAFPVMSGILRPLYRLKKGMQSLGRGVYVPVPMKHNHDEIGFLIQSYNQTLEKLQFMEREVYQANMREKERELLQLQAQINPHFLFNTLETIESYAVRNNGEAVGDMVQSVSRMMRYTIRNDDGWASLREEIAYIRNFLTIHYYRNGKDVRARFEIDPPELLDVQVVKLSIQPFIENAIKYGWSPNMSTEQFHLTVSVQAQDSFIDVSIRDTGTGIPADVLEKLRQLIAGKGESKDPYFRKHTGILNTYRRLILVYGEELQFRVESEPGRGTEFSFRIPYPAKQREPA; via the coding sequence ATGTTCCGCTCCAGCACGGAATATTCCGCGTCGATCTCGACGCAATACGTGGAATTCGTCTCCAAGGAGCTGTCCGACTATCTGCAAAACTTAAACGAATCGTTCGACAGTCTCTTTATCAACGCCAGCTTTCGCGATTTTCTGGATACCCGGCCCGATCAATTGTCCGAGCAGGCCGATGAAATGATCCGCTTCCGCCCCATTGTCCGGAACTCGCTGCAATTCCATCCCGAAGTGCTGGGCGTTTTGTATGTCGACCGGCTCGGGAAAGTGTATTTCGATTCGTACCAGAAGCAGTTGGACCCTTCGTATTCCTTCGGGACGGACAAGCTGTACCAGGCTTCCTTCTCCAACAACAAGCCGGCGCTGACCGCTCCGCATCCGTTGCCTTATATTTTGTACAACGATGCGCACGTATTCTCTTATATCCGGCCGATTTTGAATACGGATACAGGCCGGACGGAAGCGTTGTTCATCATGGAGATTCACGAAGACAAAATAAAGCGCATGCTCAGCAGCAACCAGAAGGATCAGGTCGGCCAAGTCATCCTGTATCACGAGCAAGACGGCACAGCCGTCTCCGAGACGCCCGTGCCTTCCGGTTTGATGCGCGATTTTCAGCAGGCCCGGCTGCAGGCTCCCGACGGCGGCAAGCAACTGTTGTTCACATCGGACAACATCGAATATCAGGCGATCTATACGGAGCTTCCGGACACCCATTGGAAGCTCGTATGGGCCGCTCCGCTCAGCAGCATCAACAAAGGGGTGCGGCAGACGTACCAGTTGACGCTGCTGATTGCGGCCATCAGCCTCGTCACCGCATTGATCATCGCGTTCCCCGTCATGAGCGGCATCCTTCGGCCGCTGTACAGACTGAAAAAAGGCATGCAAAGCCTCGGCCGCGGCGTCTACGTGCCCGTGCCGATGAAGCACAACCACGACGAGATCGGATTTTTGATCCAGAGCTACAACCAGACGCTCGAAAAATTGCAGTTCATGGAACGGGAAGTGTACCAGGCCAACATGAGAGAAAAGGAGCGCGAGCTGCTGCAGCTTCAGGCCCAGATCAACCCTCACTTCCTGTTCAACACCCTGGAGACGATCGAATCCTACGCGGTCCGCAACAACGGCGAAGCGGTCGGCGATATGGTGCAATCCGTTTCCCGCATGATGAGATACACCATTCGCAATGACGACGGATGGGCGTCGCTGCGGGAGGAAATCGCCTACATCCGCAATTTCCTGACCATCCATTACTACCGGAACGGAAAGGACGTTCGCGCGCGGTTCGAGATCGACCCCCCCGAGCTTCTCGACGTTCAGGTTGTCAAGCTCAGCATTCAGCCTTTTATCGAGAACGCGATCAAATACGGCTGGAGTCCGAATATGAGCACCGAGCAGTTCCATCTCACCGTCAGCGTGCAGGCTCAGGACTCGTTTATCGACGTATCGATCCGCGATACGGGAACCGGAATACCGGCCGACGTGCTGGAGAAGCTTCGCCAGCTCATCGCCGGAAAAGGAGAATCCAAGGACCCTTATTTCCGCAAGCATACCGGCATACTCAACACGTACCGCAGGTTGATTCTGGTCTACGGCGAGGAGTTGCAGTTCCGTGTCGAGAGCGAGCCGGGGCGAGGCACGGAGTTTTCATTCCGGATTCCGTACCCGGCCAAACAGCGGGAGCCGGCATAG